One Nitrospirota bacterium DNA window includes the following coding sequences:
- the qmoC gene encoding quinone-interacting membrane-bound oxidoreductase complex subunit QmoC — protein sequence MPDNIITPDIQFVRELKEAGGDTLKKCYQCATCSVVCPMSPDNKPFPRKEMVMAQWGMKDELAADPDIWLCHNCNDCTKYCPRGARPGDVLSVMRQKVIKENAVPAFMGNVVTDPKKTLVALAIPFALFLAVLGLTGHLGIPEGDKIVYSKFFPISYIEIIFMSAVALTGISYLISLNGFWTKMSKQNGLSYSKGFVPALVETVVEILTHKRFEKCEVNADRKNGHMLVFYAFLGLLITTIWITYYYYVPKIHSPIPLTDPMKWLANLSALALIVGVLILIFNRTKDKGFDTRSSSFDWTFVVMILLLAITGILTEVIRLAGIASLAYPMYFIHLLFVFYTIVYFPYSKLAHMGYRTLAITYSKMTGRDITL from the coding sequence ATGCCGGACAATATAATAACACCGGATATTCAGTTTGTAAGGGAGTTGAAGGAAGCCGGTGGTGATACATTAAAAAAGTGTTATCAGTGCGCAACATGTTCTGTTGTATGCCCCATGTCTCCTGATAATAAACCGTTTCCCAGGAAGGAGATGGTTATGGCCCAGTGGGGAATGAAAGATGAACTTGCAGCTGATCCCGATATCTGGCTTTGCCATAACTGTAACGACTGTACAAAATACTGTCCAAGGGGTGCAAGGCCCGGGGACGTGCTCAGTGTAATGAGACAGAAGGTTATAAAGGAGAACGCGGTTCCGGCTTTCATGGGAAATGTCGTGACCGATCCCAAGAAGACACTTGTGGCACTCGCGATTCCGTTTGCACTCTTTTTAGCCGTGCTTGGATTAACAGGTCATCTCGGGATTCCGGAAGGCGACAAGATAGTCTATTCCAAATTCTTTCCGATCAGCTACATTGAGATTATCTTTATGTCTGCAGTTGCCCTTACCGGTATCAGCTACCTTATAAGTCTGAACGGTTTCTGGACAAAAATGAGCAAACAGAACGGCCTGTCATATTCAAAGGGATTTGTTCCGGCCCTTGTAGAGACAGTAGTAGAGATTCTGACCCACAAGAGATTTGAGAAGTGCGAGGTCAATGCAGACCGCAAAAACGGCCATATGCTTGTCTTCTATGCATTCCTGGGCCTCCTGATAACCACAATATGGATAACCTACTACTATTATGTGCCCAAAATACATTCTCCCATTCCACTGACGGATCCAATGAAATGGCTTGCCAACCTGAGTGCGCTTGCACTTATTGTCGGAGTCCTGATCTTGATATTCAACAGGACAAAGGATAAGGGCTTTGATACAAGGAGCTCGTCCTTTGACTGGACCTTTGTAGTCATGATACTCCTGCTTGCCATCACCGGCATACTGACGGAAGTTATCAGGCTGGCAGGGATTGCTTCCCTTGCATATCCCATGTATTTCATTCACCTTTTGTTTGTTTTTTACACGATTGTCTATTTCCCTTATTCAAAACTCGCTCATATGGGATATAGAACCCTGGCAATAACATATTCCAAGATGACGGGGAGGGATATAACATTATGA
- a CDS encoding FAD-dependent oxidoreductase has protein sequence MSESKLGIYICTDCGIGESLNIENLQKIAKAQICRTHPFLCSQEGAQIIRDDINNEGVNKIVVAACSQRVNYDVFDYDPLKYVTERVNLREHVVWSHPPNTEETQAMAEDYLSLGITRASKSAPPEPKITDLNRTILVVGGGVTGLTAAIEAAKAGSQVVLVEKEAELGGWSKKMYKVLPTKAPFTELEKPGIDSKIAAANDNENIKIYTSTTIKNIAGEPGMYDVTVDKGGSEETFTIGAIVYAIGWKPYDASKLDNLGYGKFKNVVTNVEMEEIALNGKIARPSDGKPAQSVVFVQCAGQRDEAHVPYCSSVCCNVSLKQAMYVRESNPDAGAYIIYKDMRTPGLYENFYKAAQDDEGIFLAKGEILGIEEEADGSLLVEVNNLLLGKTVRIKADIVVLATGMLTNMIPEDYEVNNLTPEYIGTITKKETTDGVTEELEPVPISLNLSYRQGPEMPHLKYGFPDSHFICFPYETRRTGIYAAGAVRHPMDALQASADAAGAALKAIQCLELTSQGKAVHPRSGDQTFPEFRLESCTQCRRCTVECPFGVLDEDEKGTPQEHPYRCRRCGTCMGACPQRIINFKNYSIDMISSMIRSVDVPDESEEPFILGLICENDAYPALDLAGQNRIQYSPNFRFISLRCLGGTNLVWIADALSKGIDGIMLIGCKYGDDYQCHFIKGSQVANERLGKVQETLDRLMLEAERVQQVQLAINEWDKLPEILDKFSERLKELGPNPYKGF, from the coding sequence ATGAGTGAAAGCAAGTTGGGAATATATATCTGTACAGATTGTGGTATTGGTGAATCGCTGAATATAGAGAATCTTCAGAAGATTGCAAAGGCCCAGATATGCAGGACACATCCATTTCTCTGCAGTCAGGAAGGTGCCCAGATTATCAGGGATGACATTAACAATGAAGGGGTTAACAAGATTGTTGTTGCGGCCTGTTCCCAGAGGGTCAATTATGATGTGTTTGACTATGATCCCTTAAAATATGTAACGGAGAGGGTTAATCTGAGAGAACACGTTGTATGGTCTCATCCTCCGAATACAGAGGAGACCCAGGCAATGGCAGAGGATTATCTCAGCCTCGGGATAACAAGGGCCAGTAAGTCTGCGCCGCCTGAGCCGAAGATTACCGACCTTAACAGGACCATTCTCGTTGTGGGTGGCGGTGTGACAGGTTTGACTGCTGCCATTGAGGCTGCAAAGGCAGGCAGTCAGGTAGTGCTTGTTGAAAAAGAGGCTGAACTTGGCGGCTGGTCAAAAAAGATGTACAAGGTCCTTCCGACAAAAGCACCTTTTACAGAACTCGAGAAACCCGGTATTGATTCAAAGATAGCGGCAGCGAATGATAACGAAAATATAAAGATATATACATCTACAACTATTAAAAATATAGCCGGAGAGCCGGGGATGTACGATGTTACCGTAGATAAGGGCGGCTCTGAAGAGACGTTCACCATTGGTGCAATTGTTTATGCAATAGGTTGGAAGCCTTATGATGCATCGAAGCTTGACAATCTTGGTTATGGAAAATTCAAGAATGTTGTTACCAATGTTGAGATGGAAGAGATAGCCCTGAATGGCAAGATAGCAAGACCATCAGACGGCAAGCCGGCTCAGAGTGTTGTCTTTGTGCAGTGTGCAGGGCAGAGGGATGAGGCCCATGTGCCTTATTGTTCAAGTGTCTGCTGTAATGTCTCTCTAAAGCAGGCCATGTACGTACGGGAGTCTAATCCGGATGCCGGTGCCTACATTATCTACAAGGATATGAGGACACCCGGATTATATGAAAACTTCTACAAGGCAGCCCAGGATGATGAAGGGATATTCCTTGCAAAGGGAGAGATACTTGGTATCGAAGAGGAAGCGGACGGCAGTCTGCTTGTTGAGGTAAACAATCTCCTGCTTGGCAAGACAGTCAGGATAAAGGCTGACATAGTTGTTCTTGCCACCGGCATGCTGACAAACATGATCCCCGAGGATTACGAGGTCAACAATCTGACCCCTGAATACATAGGAACTATTACGAAAAAGGAGACAACGGACGGTGTGACCGAGGAGCTTGAGCCCGTTCCTATTTCGCTGAATCTTTCCTACAGGCAGGGCCCTGAGATGCCGCATCTCAAGTACGGCTTTCCGGATTCCCACTTTATCTGTTTTCCATATGAGACGAGGAGGACGGGCATATACGCTGCCGGGGCTGTAAGGCATCCCATGGATGCACTCCAGGCATCGGCTGATGCAGCCGGGGCTGCTCTTAAGGCGATACAGTGCCTCGAGCTTACCTCTCAGGGCAAGGCCGTGCATCCGAGGTCGGGGGATCAGACATTTCCTGAATTCAGGCTTGAGTCGTGTACTCAGTGCCGCAGATGTACTGTTGAATGTCCATTCGGTGTCCTTGACGAAGATGAAAAGGGCACACCTCAGGAACATCCATACCGCTGTCGCCGCTGTGGTACCTGTATGGGGGCCTGTCCGCAGAGGATCATTAATTTCAAGAACTACAGCATTGACATGATATCTTCAATGATAAGATCGGTTGATGTGCCTGACGAGAGTGAGGAGCCGTTCATTTTGGGGCTTATCTGTGAGAATGATGCCTATCCTGCACTCGACCTTGCCGGTCAGAACAGGATACAGTACAGTCCTAATTTCAGGTTTATTTCTCTCAGGTGTCTTGGCGGAACAAACCTTGTCTGGATTGCAGACGCTCTTTCAAAAGGTATTGACGGTATTATGCTGATTGGATGCAAGTATGGCGATGATTACCAGTGTCACTTTATCAAGGGAAGTCAGGTGGCGAATGAGAGGTTGGGAAAGGTCCAGGAGACACTTGACAGGCTGATGCTTGAGGCAGAGCGGGTTCAGCAGGTGCAGCTTGCTATCAATGAATGGGATAAGCTTCCGGAGATACTTGATAAATTCTCAGAGAGACTGAAGGAACTCGGACCAAATCCATATAAAGGATTTTAA
- a CDS encoding CoB--CoM heterodisulfide reductase iron-sulfur subunit A family protein, translated as MGDQKSILIIGGGISGITTAIEAAEAGYDATIVEKNPYLGGRVAQLFKYFPKLCPPYCGLEINFRRIKQNPKVKFYTLSEVESISGSEGDFNVSIKVNSRYVNEKCTACDKCVEACPAERSNDYNFGMDKTKAIYRPHDMAFPMRHVIDEQACKGSACSECVKVCKYGAIDLDMKPSTVELNVGSIVTATGWNPYDATKMENLGFGKIKNVITNMMMERLSAPNGPTKGKIQRPSDGKDVQSIAFVQCAGSRDENHLPYCSAVCCMASMKQATYIREKNPESKVYIFYIDLRTPGKYEDFLRKIQSDENIEMIKGKVAKIEEDGDGGAIVTAEDIVGGGKVHQKVDMVVLAAGMESALKNNGLVSTIKTEESSFAISEGQAAGIYVAGVAGRPNDVTTSVQSATGAALKSIQSLVRR; from the coding sequence ATGGGAGATCAAAAGAGTATTCTTATAATCGGTGGCGGAATAAGCGGTATAACCACTGCTATTGAAGCTGCTGAGGCCGGATATGACGCAACGATTGTCGAGAAGAATCCTTATCTTGGCGGAAGGGTTGCCCAGTTATTCAAGTATTTTCCGAAACTGTGTCCACCCTATTGCGGTCTGGAGATAAACTTCAGGCGTATCAAGCAGAATCCGAAAGTAAAGTTTTATACCCTCTCCGAGGTTGAGAGCATAAGCGGCAGCGAAGGAGATTTTAATGTCAGTATAAAGGTCAATTCGAGGTATGTCAACGAGAAGTGCACTGCTTGCGACAAGTGTGTTGAGGCCTGCCCTGCAGAGAGGTCGAATGACTATAACTTCGGCATGGATAAAACAAAGGCTATATACCGTCCGCATGACATGGCATTTCCGATGAGGCATGTGATTGACGAACAGGCCTGTAAGGGGTCGGCATGCTCCGAGTGCGTTAAGGTTTGCAAGTACGGCGCCATAGACCTTGACATGAAGCCCTCGACAGTTGAGCTCAATGTAGGCAGTATAGTCACGGCCACCGGCTGGAATCCCTATGATGCAACAAAGATGGAGAACCTTGGATTCGGCAAGATAAAGAATGTCATTACGAATATGATGATGGAAAGGCTGTCTGCACCGAACGGGCCGACAAAGGGCAAGATCCAGAGGCCTTCCGATGGAAAGGATGTGCAGAGTATCGCCTTTGTACAGTGTGCCGGATCAAGGGATGAAAATCACCTCCCCTACTGTTCCGCAGTATGTTGCATGGCATCCATGAAACAGGCTACATATATCAGGGAGAAGAATCCTGAATCAAAAGTATACATCTTTTATATAGACCTCAGGACTCCCGGCAAGTATGAGGATTTCCTGAGAAAGATACAGTCGGATGAGAATATAGAGATGATAAAGGGCAAGGTTGCCAAGATTGAAGAGGATGGTGACGGAGGGGCGATCGTTACGGCAGAGGATATAGTTGGTGGTGGCAAGGTACACCAGAAGGTGGATATGGTGGTGCTGGCTGCCGGGATGGAATCAGCTCTGAAAAACAATGGCCTTGTATCAACGATAAAGACGGAAGAGAGCAGTTTTGCAATATCGGAAGGCCAGGCAGCAGGTATTTATGTTGCGGGAGTTGCCGGTAGGCCTAATGATGTCACTACTTCGGTGCAGAGTGCCACCGGGGCTGCTTTAAAGAGTATACAAAGTCTGGTGAGGAGGTAG
- the aprA gene encoding adenylyl-sulfate reductase subunit alpha: MEKETCTFSYCEKPEVVEIETDLLVIGGGMSACGAVYEAARWATPQGIRITMIDKAATDRSGAVAMGLSAINTYMGENDPADYVRYVRSDLMGIIREDLVYDLGRHVDDSVHLFEEWGLPIWKKGDDGFSLDGFQAKDAGKAMLKDGGTPVRSGRWQIMINGESYKVIVAEAAKKALEINRKATGMEENHFERVFIVKLFKDANVENRVAAAAGFSVRENKIYLFKAKAMCLGAGGAVNVFKPRSSEEGKGRAWYPVWNAGSGYALGMQVGAELTMMENRFVPARFKDGYGPVGAWFLFFKAKATNSLGEDYCANEEALAEARTKYGSYVDKMGTAIRNHLMMRDMKLGKGPIIMRTHEAMQAINKEFVEKLGEKEAKKKIKHLEAEAWEDFLDMCIGQAGLWACENVEPDKTPSEIMPTEPYLLGSHAGCAGFWVSGPDDLGAPAEWNWGYNRMSTVDGLFMMGDICGASGHKFSSGSHAEGRIAAKNATAFILDNKDYVPTLKQNVDEIASDIYLPYEVFEKYKNATTDPAMNPNYIKPKMLQARLQKIADEYFGGCSTWYMTSKAMLEEGLRKLQVLKEDAAKMAAADLHELMRCWENYHRILSVEAHARHILFREESRYPGYYYRGDHDFIDDDNWKCFVNSRYDVDTGEWEVKKVPYVQLVD; encoded by the coding sequence ATGGAAAAAGAAACATGTACATTTTCATATTGCGAGAAGCCTGAGGTTGTCGAGATTGAGACCGATCTCCTCGTTATCGGTGGTGGTATGTCCGCTTGTGGTGCTGTTTATGAGGCTGCACGCTGGGCAACTCCTCAGGGGATCAGGATAACCATGATCGACAAGGCTGCAACCGACAGAAGCGGCGCTGTTGCCATGGGTCTCTCAGCTATCAACACCTATATGGGCGAGAATGACCCTGCAGACTATGTCAGGTATGTCAGGAGCGACCTTATGGGCATAATCAGGGAAGACCTGGTTTATGACCTTGGAAGGCATGTTGACGATTCAGTCCACCTTTTTGAGGAGTGGGGACTCCCAATCTGGAAGAAGGGTGATGACGGTTTTTCTCTTGACGGTTTTCAGGCAAAGGATGCCGGCAAGGCGATGCTGAAGGACGGTGGAACACCTGTCAGGTCCGGAAGATGGCAGATCATGATCAACGGTGAGTCCTACAAGGTTATCGTTGCAGAGGCTGCAAAGAAGGCCCTTGAGATTAACAGGAAGGCAACCGGAATGGAAGAGAACCATTTTGAAAGGGTATTTATAGTCAAGCTCTTTAAGGATGCCAATGTTGAGAACAGGGTTGCAGCAGCAGCCGGTTTCAGCGTGAGAGAAAACAAGATCTATCTCTTTAAGGCTAAAGCAATGTGCCTTGGTGCCGGTGGAGCGGTTAACGTCTTCAAGCCAAGGTCATCTGAAGAAGGTAAGGGCAGGGCATGGTATCCTGTATGGAACGCCGGTTCAGGTTATGCCCTCGGCATGCAGGTTGGCGCTGAGCTGACGATGATGGAGAACAGGTTTGTCCCTGCACGATTCAAGGACGGCTATGGTCCTGTCGGCGCATGGTTCCTCTTCTTCAAGGCAAAGGCAACCAATAGCCTTGGTGAAGACTACTGTGCAAATGAAGAGGCCCTTGCAGAGGCAAGGACCAAGTACGGTAGCTATGTCGACAAGATGGGTACCGCCATCAGGAACCATCTGATGATGAGAGATATGAAACTGGGCAAAGGGCCGATCATCATGAGGACCCATGAAGCAATGCAGGCCATCAACAAGGAATTTGTTGAGAAACTTGGTGAAAAAGAGGCCAAGAAGAAGATCAAACATCTTGAGGCTGAGGCATGGGAGGACTTCCTTGACATGTGTATCGGTCAGGCCGGACTCTGGGCTTGTGAGAATGTCGAGCCGGACAAGACCCCTTCCGAGATTATGCCTACTGAGCCATATCTCCTCGGCTCTCATGCCGGTTGTGCAGGTTTCTGGGTAAGCGGCCCGGATGATTTGGGCGCACCTGCCGAGTGGAACTGGGGATACAACAGGATGTCAACCGTTGACGGACTCTTTATGATGGGTGACATCTGTGGCGCATCAGGTCACAAGTTCTCCTCAGGCTCCCATGCAGAGGGAAGGATTGCGGCAAAGAATGCCACTGCATTCATCCTTGACAACAAGGATTACGTTCCAACTCTGAAACAGAACGTTGACGAGATTGCTTCTGATATCTATCTCCCTTACGAGGTATTCGAGAAGTACAAGAATGCCACAACCGATCCTGCAATGAACCCCAACTACATCAAACCAAAGATGCTCCAGGCAAGGCTCCAGAAGATTGCCGACGAGTACTTTGGTGGTTGCTCCACCTGGTATATGACTTCCAAGGCCATGCTTGAAGAAGGTCTCAGGAAGCTCCAGGTGCTTAAAGAGGACGCTGCCAAGATGGCCGCTGCCGACCTCCATGAGCTGATGAGATGCTGGGAGAATTACCACAGGATCCTTTCAGTTGAAGCCCATGCACGTCATATTCTCTTCAGGGAGGAGTCGAGGTATCCTGGTTATTATTACAGGGGAGATCACGATTTTATTGACGATGACAACTGGAAGTGTTTTGTGAATTCCAGGTACGATGTTGATACAGGCGAGTGGGAAGTCAAAAAGGTCCCATACGTTCAGCTGGTAGACTAA
- the aprB gene encoding adenylyl-sulfate reductase subunit beta, with translation MPSYVITEKCDGCKGQERTACMYICPNDLMKLDRDRMKAWNQEPDQCWECYNCVKICPQQGIEIRGYQDFNPLGGNVIPLRGTDAIMWTVKFRNGTLKRFKFPIRTTAEGSVDPYAGKPEADLSKIKEPGHFTQQGAGVTLPTIK, from the coding sequence ATGCCAAGTTATGTGATTACTGAGAAGTGCGACGGCTGCAAAGGGCAGGAAAGGACAGCATGTATGTACATCTGTCCCAATGACCTGATGAAGCTTGATCGTGACAGGATGAAGGCATGGAATCAGGAGCCTGATCAGTGCTGGGAGTGTTACAACTGTGTTAAGATCTGTCCTCAGCAGGGCATCGAGATCAGGGGGTATCAGGATTTCAATCCCCTTGGTGGAAATGTTATTCCTCTCAGGGGTACCGATGCTATTATGTGGACGGTCAAGTTCAGAAACGGTACACTGAAGAGATTCAAGTTCCCAATCAGGACAACTGCGGAGGGTTCCGTTGATCCTTATGCAGGGAAACCTGAGGCTGATCTTTCAAAAATCAAGGAGCCCGGACATTTTACCCAGCAGGGTGCGGGCGTAACATTGCCCACAATAAAGTAA
- the sat gene encoding sulfate adenylyltransferase, producing the protein MALVNPHGKEKKLKPLLLEGDELKEEKERAKTLTDVRMTSRETGDLIMMGIGGFTPIEGFMGYEDWKGICDEYKMTDGTFWPIPITLSTTKGNADSIKIGEDVALVDEESGEMMATMTVKEKYTIDKVHECKKVFGTDDIEHPGVAKVMAQGEVNLAGPVKVLSEGRFPEEYKGVYMRPEESRKNFEDKGWSTVAAFQTRNPMHRSHEYLTKIAIEICDGVYIHMLLGKLKAGDIPADVRQSAIDALIENYYVKDTITVGGYPLDMRYAGPREALLHALFRQNFGCSHLIVGRDHAGVGDYYGPFDAQKIFDEIPEDALETKPLKIDWTFYCYKCDGMASMKTCPHSKEDRLILSGTKLRKMLSEGEEVSDKFSRPVVLKILSEYYQGLSEKVEIKMHKYAEGA; encoded by the coding sequence ATGGCACTGGTAAATCCACATGGTAAAGAGAAAAAGCTTAAGCCCCTGCTGCTTGAGGGTGATGAGCTGAAAGAAGAGAAAGAAAGAGCCAAGACCCTTACCGATGTGAGGATGACCTCAAGGGAGACGGGCGATCTAATAATGATGGGGATAGGCGGTTTTACCCCTATTGAAGGCTTTATGGGATATGAAGACTGGAAGGGCATATGTGATGAATACAAGATGACGGACGGAACCTTCTGGCCAATCCCTATCACGCTTTCCACCACAAAGGGCAATGCAGACAGTATCAAGATTGGAGAGGATGTTGCCCTGGTAGATGAAGAGTCCGGTGAGATGATGGCCACAATGACGGTAAAGGAGAAATACACCATAGACAAGGTGCATGAGTGCAAAAAGGTATTTGGAACTGATGATATCGAGCATCCGGGTGTTGCCAAGGTTATGGCACAGGGAGAGGTAAACCTTGCCGGACCGGTCAAGGTGCTGAGTGAGGGAAGATTCCCTGAAGAATACAAGGGTGTTTACATGAGGCCCGAGGAGTCCAGGAAGAATTTTGAGGATAAGGGATGGTCAACTGTTGCAGCCTTCCAGACCCGCAACCCGATGCACCGCTCCCATGAGTACCTGACAAAGATCGCCATAGAGATATGTGACGGTGTCTATATCCATATGCTTCTCGGAAAGCTAAAGGCCGGGGATATCCCTGCAGATGTCAGGCAGAGCGCAATAGATGCCCTTATTGAAAATTACTATGTCAAGGACACGATAACAGTCGGCGGTTATCCTCTGGATATGAGATATGCAGGACCGAGAGAAGCGCTTCTTCATGCACTCTTCAGGCAGAACTTCGGCTGCAGCCACCTGATAGTCGGCCGTGACCATGCCGGTGTGGGTGACTACTACGGGCCTTTTGATGCACAGAAGATATTCGATGAGATACCCGAGGATGCCCTTGAGACAAAGCCCCTCAAGATCGACTGGACATTCTATTGTTACAAGTGTGACGGCATGGCCTCAATGAAGACATGCCCCCACAGCAAGGAAGACAGGCTGATACTGAGCGGTACAAAGCTGAGGAAGATGCTTTCAGAGGGTGAAGAGGTTTCAGACAAGTTCAGCCGTCCGGTGGTCCTGAAAATACTGAGCGAGTACTATCAGGGGCTTTCAGAGAAGGTTGAGATAAAGATGCACAAGTACGCAGAGGGAGCATAA
- a CDS encoding adenylate kinase: MRIVLLGAPGAGKGTQAKKLVEKYGIPQISTGDILRKAVADGTPLGKEAKAYMDKGELVPDSVVIGLVKERLTRDDCKKGFILDGFPRNTAQAEVLDKVLEETNIPLQVALCVDVDMDILMKRLTGRRTCRQCGQMYNIYFSPPQKEGVCDKCGGELYQRDDDKEETIRRRLEVYEAQTAPLIEYYKNKGILKTVEGTGDIDEIFANICSILGE, translated from the coding sequence ATGAGAATAGTACTGCTTGGTGCACCTGGAGCAGGGAAGGGGACGCAGGCCAAGAAGCTTGTTGAGAAGTACGGCATCCCCCAGATCTCCACAGGAGATATCCTCAGAAAGGCCGTTGCAGACGGCACCCCCCTCGGAAAAGAAGCAAAAGCCTATATGGACAAGGGAGAGCTTGTTCCTGACTCGGTAGTAATCGGTCTTGTCAAGGAAAGACTTACCCGGGATGACTGCAAAAAGGGTTTTATCCTTGACGGGTTCCCGCGCAATACTGCTCAGGCGGAAGTGCTTGACAAGGTTCTGGAAGAGACAAACATTCCCCTTCAGGTTGCCCTCTGTGTAGATGTTGACATGGATATCCTGATGAAGAGACTCACCGGAAGGAGAACCTGCAGGCAGTGTGGTCAGATGTACAATATCTATTTTTCACCCCCACAGAAAGAAGGTGTATGCGATAAATGTGGTGGAGAACTCTATCAGAGGGATGATGATAAGGAGGAGACCATCCGCAGGAGACTTGAAGTTTACGAGGCCCAGACAGCTCCCCTTATTGAATACTATAAGAATAAAGGTATCTTGAAGACAGTTGAGGGTACAGGAGATATTGACGAAATCTTTGCCAATATCTGCTCTATCCTTGGTGAATAG